The sequence TTTCTCGCTTCAGCAGTGCTTGGCGATGAGGTTTTTGTGAGAACAAAGCTCATAGAGCTTAAAAAAGCAAGCCTTGTTTTAGAGCAAGAAATTTATAAATTTGATGAAAAAGATGCCGAAAAAGTGCTCTTTAAAGCGACTATCACGCTAGCTTTTATGAAAGAGGGCAGATTAGCAAAGATAGATGAGAGCATGAAAACTTTTATAAATGAGGTTAAATTTTAGCAAGCAAAACTGCTAAATCCCGCTTGTACTGTTTTGCTCCTGCGAATTTGCCTCATTAAAGTGATCGCTTTTTGTGTCATAAATTTTTACATCATATAAAACTTGTGAGTTTTCAACTCTCTCAGCAAAAATTTTGCTGGCATTTTTGTTTATGAAATTTGTATAGATATACTCCACTCCCAAGGCACTTGAGTAGCCGATCTGTGAGTATCTAAAATCAACTCCAAAAAGATCTCCAAGCCCTAAAAAACTCTCATCAAGTAAATTTAGCGAATTTGCCACAAAGAGGTTTTGCCTATCTCTTTGCGTGATGGCGCTAAAGATATTTGGCAAGAAATTTATCTGCGTGCTTAAAAGCGCGTAAGGCTTTATCTCAAAGCCTCTCATCTGCGTTGCTACAAGAGAAGCTTTAACTATAGGGATGTTTAAAAAGATGCTTGCGTTATCAAATTTAGACTTTTTGCTTAAAGTATCGTTTAAATTTATATCTTTACCTGTGATCGAGCTCTCGTAGTAGTCGTTACTTTGCATGCGTACATACTCATTTAGCTTTTGTGCTAGCGCGCTGCCATCGTCAAAGGCGACTATTTTTTCGTTGGCAAAAGCGAGCAGGGCTGAAATTTGAGCTTTATAATCAACTCCGCCAAAGATCAAATTTGGCTTTGGAGCTACCACGAAAGAGCTATGAACGCTAGGGATGTAGATGAGTTCGTTTGGCAAGATGAGAGAATTTACTATGTTTGCGCCATTTTGAGTAAGGGCTGCTATAAAGTAGATAAAGCCCTCATTTCTAGCGTTTTGAAGCGCGTTTTGAAGGCTAGGCAAACTTTCGTCGCTGCTATTTATAAATTTCACTTCAACATTTGCATCTTGCTTTAAGATGTAGCTCAAAATAGCGTTTGATACGACATTTGCGTATGATTTTATAACCTTTTGAGGGATGATGACTGCTATCTTGTCGCTTTGTGCAAGTTTTAAAACCATCTCTCCGCCAAGCGAAGCGTAAAGGTCTAAAAGTGCCTTATCATCTATCTTTGCTGGCTCAAATCTCGCCATAAAGCTAGCTAACATATCGCTTTTTACAAGCTCATTTAGGCAAGAGCTATCACAAAATTCTGGCTCTAAATTTATGTAAGTGATCTTTGCTGGCGGTATGCTTGAGAGGCTTTGATTTTTAGTGATGTTGCTTTCAAATTTTGCCTCAGTGATCTCGTCTTGCATCTCGCTTATGGCTTCATTTTGCGCTGCAAAAAGGCTTACAAATATAACTAAAAAAAGAAAAATTCTTTTCATATCACTCC is a genomic window of Campylobacter concisus containing:
- a CDS encoding YbgC/FadM family acyl-CoA thioesterase; the encoded protein is MKIRIYYEDTDAGGIVYHTNYIKYCERARSEAFFEAGLNFTKEGGYFVVSALEAKFLASAVLGDEVFVRTKLIELKKASLVLEQEIYKFDEKDAEKVLFKATITLAFMKEGRLAKIDESMKTFINEVKF